One window of Burkholderia cepacia GG4 genomic DNA carries:
- a CDS encoding ABC transporter substrate-binding protein — MTSPPALARRRALLRVAALVAAPLAGGIALPARAAGPDLSNVTLVLGDQAGGLRALAEAARVLDGVPYRFRWANFQGAAPLFEAQRAGAIDLAPAGDLPVLTAALGDPALRIVATRVGSPASLGIVVQPASPVRTVADLKGRTVVVSSARGSISQYQLYGALREHGLAPGDVDVRFVLPVDAFAAFEAQRIDIWATFDPYYGHAVRRGARIVRDGSGINSGLAFLTSPADTLDDRAKRGALADVLARLTRAGQWALAHPADYATVYASLTRLPRDAAADIARRAALAQRGVTGADIDALQRVADRAATDAILPKRVDVASIAVRSLSAA; from the coding sequence ATGACTTCGCCCCCCGCCCTGGCCCGCCGCCGCGCGCTGCTGCGTGTTGCCGCCCTGGTCGCCGCACCGCTCGCGGGCGGCATCGCACTGCCCGCCCGCGCGGCCGGCCCCGACCTGTCGAACGTCACGCTGGTGCTCGGCGACCAGGCCGGCGGCCTGCGCGCGCTGGCCGAGGCCGCGCGCGTGCTCGACGGTGTGCCGTACCGGTTTCGCTGGGCGAATTTTCAGGGCGCCGCGCCGCTGTTCGAAGCGCAGCGCGCGGGCGCGATCGATCTCGCGCCGGCCGGCGACCTGCCCGTGCTGACGGCCGCGCTAGGCGATCCGGCGCTGCGGATCGTCGCGACGCGCGTCGGCTCGCCGGCGTCGCTCGGCATCGTCGTGCAGCCCGCTTCGCCGGTGCGCACGGTCGCCGACCTGAAGGGACGCACCGTCGTCGTGTCGTCGGCGCGCGGCAGCATCTCGCAATACCAGCTCTACGGCGCGCTGCGCGAACACGGCCTCGCACCGGGCGACGTCGACGTGCGCTTCGTGCTGCCGGTCGACGCGTTCGCCGCCTTCGAGGCGCAACGGATCGACATCTGGGCGACCTTCGATCCGTATTACGGGCACGCGGTACGACGCGGCGCGCGGATCGTGCGCGACGGCAGCGGGATCAATTCGGGGCTTGCGTTCCTGACGTCGCCGGCCGACACGCTCGACGATCGCGCCAAACGTGGAGCACTGGCGGACGTGCTCGCACGGCTCACCCGTGCCGGCCAATGGGCGCTCGCGCACCCCGCCGATTACGCGACCGTCTATGCGTCGCTCACGCGCCTGCCGCGCGATGCCGCCGCCGACATCGCACGCCGTGCGGCGCTCGCGCAGCGCGGCGTCACCGGCGCGGACATCGACGCGCTGCAGCGCGTCGCCGATCGCGCGGCCACGGACGCGATCCTGCCGAAACGCGTCGACGTCGCGTCGATCGCGGTACGCAGCCTGTCCGCCGCGTAA
- a CDS encoding phage protein NinX family protein has protein sequence MQVQDLAGASLDYWVAMSEALGAPRADATGCTAIRAPGGAPVPFAPSSAWADGGPIVERLPFAAFERDGGHGAWRAVLHRAVPAAGERCTFNQSGPTLLVAAMRTLVASTFGDDVPDLDMSKPR, from the coding sequence ATGCAAGTTCAGGACCTGGCCGGCGCATCGCTCGACTACTGGGTGGCGATGTCGGAAGCGCTCGGCGCGCCGCGCGCCGACGCCACCGGATGCACGGCGATCCGCGCACCGGGCGGCGCACCGGTGCCGTTCGCGCCGTCGTCGGCGTGGGCGGACGGCGGGCCGATCGTCGAGCGGCTGCCGTTCGCGGCGTTCGAACGCGACGGCGGGCACGGCGCGTGGCGTGCGGTGCTGCACCGCGCGGTGCCGGCGGCGGGCGAGCGCTGTACCTTCAATCAGTCGGGGCCGACACTGCTGGTCGCCGCGATGCGCACGCTCGTCGCGTCGACTTTCGGCGACGACGTGCCCGATCTCGACATGTCGAAGCCGCGCTGA
- a CDS encoding glycosyltransferase family 2 protein: MSTYARKPLVSLVVPFHDEDEAIDAFFAETLPVLESVDTVRFEIVCINDGSRDRTLDRLLAVAAGDPRVRVIDLTRRFGKEAALTAGLDEAAGAAVILIDADLQDPPALIPAMIERWRAGAEVVAAKRTNRRCDPYMQRAAAALYYRVHNALSEVAMPENVGDFRLMDREVVDALRALPERRRFMKGLFAWVGYRTAIVEYTRAPRSGGRSKFSGWRRWNFALEGITSFSTVPLRVWTYVGLTFAMLSLAYGAFIVVRTLLFGNPVHGYPSLISVVLFVGGIQLIGIGVIGEYLGRIYHESKQRPVYLVRRRYRAERDAAAQPASKLLPFPVKRVHAARRRTAMPAANGQGGRKASFK, translated from the coding sequence ATGTCAACGTACGCCAGAAAACCGCTGGTATCGCTCGTCGTGCCGTTCCACGACGAAGACGAAGCGATCGACGCGTTCTTTGCCGAAACGCTGCCTGTTCTCGAGTCGGTCGACACGGTCCGCTTCGAGATCGTCTGCATCAACGACGGCAGCCGCGATCGCACGCTCGACCGGCTGCTCGCGGTCGCGGCTGGCGACCCGCGGGTGCGCGTCATCGATCTCACGCGCCGCTTCGGCAAGGAGGCCGCGCTCACCGCCGGGCTCGACGAAGCGGCCGGCGCCGCGGTGATCCTGATCGACGCCGACCTGCAGGATCCCCCTGCGCTGATTCCCGCGATGATCGAGCGCTGGCGCGCCGGCGCCGAGGTCGTCGCCGCGAAGCGCACCAACCGGAGGTGCGATCCGTACATGCAGCGCGCGGCGGCGGCGCTCTACTATCGCGTGCACAACGCGCTGTCCGAAGTGGCAATGCCCGAGAACGTCGGCGATTTCCGCCTGATGGACCGCGAGGTCGTCGACGCGCTGCGCGCGCTGCCCGAGCGGCGGCGCTTCATGAAAGGGTTGTTCGCGTGGGTCGGCTACCGCACCGCGATCGTCGAATACACGCGCGCGCCGCGCAGCGGCGGCCGCTCGAAGTTCTCCGGATGGCGGCGCTGGAACTTCGCGCTCGAGGGCATCACGAGCTTCAGCACCGTGCCGCTGCGCGTCTGGACCTACGTCGGCCTCACGTTCGCCATGCTGTCGCTGGCGTACGGCGCGTTCATCGTCGTGCGCACACTGCTGTTCGGCAATCCGGTGCACGGCTACCCGTCGCTGATTTCGGTCGTGCTGTTCGTGGGCGGCATCCAGCTGATCGGCATCGGCGTGATCGGCGAATACCTCGGCCGCATCTATCACGAGTCGAAGCAGCGCCCCGTCTATCTGGTGCGGCGACGCTACCGCGCCGAGCGGGACGCCGCCGCGCAGCCGGCGTCGAAGCTGCTGCCGTTCCCGGTCAAGCGCGTACACGCGGCCCGGCGTCGCACGGCGATGCCGGCGGCCAACGGCCAAGGCGGCCGCAAAGCGTCGTTCAAGTAG
- a CDS encoding glycosyltransferase family 87 protein, whose translation MDIPRQSTRPAEPPVRAWLTPRRVVVYSAFVLAFYALFVAIWTYVIHHASGAALSRPGADYSVFWSASYVMLHGAPWQAYDFPTFSRLSGELFPSFRRVGFLAWLYPPTYLLLVTPLALLPYSVSYPLFVAFGIVVLGFAAWRVSSLDAIPGVRRAGAFALVAAPCTFVTAMLGQNAFLTAACAALAVYWAERRPMWAGICIGLLSVKPQMALLFPFVLLATRAWRTIAWAALATGALVALSVLVCGVESLRLFVASAGLARAIILEHGVVFWLASPTPFSALRLAGVPLGAAYALHACIAALAIAAACIVWAQSRDVRVRAAVLTVATLVANPYVWHYELAWLGVAIACMLAIGWRDGWLRGEQTAIALMWLLPLFDYLNPWLEQPQIGPAVTLFALLVLLRRARHDAHSASRGGTYKP comes from the coding sequence ATGGACATTCCCCGACAATCGACGCGCCCGGCAGAGCCGCCCGTGCGCGCGTGGCTCACGCCGCGTCGCGTCGTGGTGTACAGCGCATTCGTGCTCGCGTTCTACGCGCTGTTCGTCGCGATCTGGACCTACGTCATCCATCACGCGTCCGGCGCCGCGCTGTCGCGACCGGGCGCCGACTATTCGGTCTTCTGGTCGGCATCGTACGTGATGCTGCACGGCGCGCCGTGGCAGGCGTACGATTTCCCGACCTTCTCGCGGCTGTCGGGCGAACTGTTCCCGTCGTTCCGTCGCGTCGGCTTCCTCGCCTGGCTGTATCCCCCCACCTATCTGCTGCTCGTGACGCCGCTCGCGCTGCTGCCCTATTCGGTCAGCTACCCGCTGTTCGTCGCGTTCGGCATCGTCGTGCTCGGCTTCGCCGCGTGGCGCGTATCGAGCCTCGACGCGATCCCCGGCGTGCGGCGCGCCGGCGCGTTCGCGCTGGTCGCCGCGCCGTGCACGTTCGTCACCGCGATGCTCGGGCAAAACGCGTTCCTGACCGCGGCGTGCGCAGCGCTAGCCGTCTACTGGGCCGAACGCCGGCCGATGTGGGCCGGCATCTGCATCGGCCTGCTGTCGGTCAAGCCGCAGATGGCGTTGCTGTTCCCGTTCGTGCTGCTCGCCACGCGCGCGTGGCGCACGATCGCGTGGGCCGCACTCGCCACCGGCGCGCTCGTCGCGCTGAGCGTGCTGGTCTGCGGTGTCGAGTCGCTGCGCCTGTTCGTCGCGAGCGCGGGGCTCGCGCGCGCGATCATCCTCGAGCACGGCGTCGTGTTCTGGCTCGCGTCGCCGACACCGTTCTCGGCGCTGCGTCTGGCCGGCGTGCCGCTCGGCGCCGCGTATGCGCTGCACGCATGCATCGCCGCGCTCGCGATCGCAGCCGCGTGCATCGTGTGGGCGCAGTCGCGCGACGTCCGCGTGCGCGCGGCGGTGCTGACGGTGGCGACGCTCGTGGCGAATCCTTACGTGTGGCACTACGAGCTCGCGTGGCTCGGCGTCGCGATCGCGTGCATGCTCGCGATCGGCTGGCGCGACGGCTGGCTGCGCGGCGAGCAGACCGCGATCGCGCTGATGTGGCTGCTGCCGCTCTTCGACTACCTGAACCCGTGGCTGGAACAGCCGCAGATCGGCCCGGCCGTCACGCTCTTCGCGCTGCTGGTGCTGCTGCGCCGCGCGCGGCACGACGCTCACAGCGCGAGCCGCGGCGGCACGTACAAGCCGTAG
- a CDS encoding TadG family pilus assembly protein: MNDAAAPRCTGPARSRGSVALFFLLFLIPLLSFGALAIDIAWVATVRNQLQNAADAAALAAADAMMSSSGGALNWSQAAPAANGVIAQNSAAGAALSTGTVTAGYWNVTRTPASMQATTITPGAYDVPAVQVTVSRAPGVNGGSIPLLLGGLLGIPGASGSATAVAVLAAPGGVAAGGLFPVAIDQCVYNQYWNTATNQPLINPLTNLPYEFSITNGQTYGALCMGGQWTSFQSTATDTTTMGGLMVTGNPTTLNIGDTINLATGVKATLYTSVPVGTTVVLPVVTQTSSSTSVPIVAFAAFHIDVSLGGTYKYIQGHFVAGVKMTGVATGVGPYYGLYVPPRLAL, encoded by the coding sequence ATGAATGACGCCGCCGCCCCGCGCTGCACCGGCCCCGCGCGGTCGCGCGGCTCAGTCGCGCTGTTTTTCCTGCTGTTCCTGATTCCGCTGCTGTCGTTCGGCGCGCTGGCAATCGACATCGCGTGGGTCGCCACGGTGCGCAACCAGCTGCAGAACGCCGCCGACGCGGCCGCGCTCGCGGCGGCCGATGCGATGATGTCGTCGAGCGGCGGTGCGCTGAACTGGTCGCAGGCCGCGCCGGCGGCGAACGGCGTGATCGCGCAGAATTCGGCGGCGGGTGCCGCACTGTCGACCGGCACGGTGACGGCCGGGTACTGGAACGTGACGCGCACCCCCGCGTCGATGCAGGCGACCACCATCACGCCTGGCGCGTACGACGTGCCGGCGGTGCAGGTCACCGTGTCGCGTGCACCGGGCGTGAATGGCGGCTCGATTCCGCTGCTGCTTGGTGGCCTGCTCGGCATCCCGGGCGCGTCCGGCAGCGCGACCGCGGTGGCGGTGCTCGCCGCGCCCGGCGGCGTGGCGGCGGGCGGGCTCTTTCCGGTTGCGATCGACCAGTGCGTGTACAACCAGTACTGGAATACGGCGACCAACCAGCCGCTGATCAATCCGCTGACGAACCTGCCGTACGAGTTCTCGATCACGAACGGCCAGACCTACGGCGCGTTGTGCATGGGCGGACAGTGGACCTCGTTCCAGTCGACCGCGACCGACACGACCACGATGGGCGGGCTGATGGTGACCGGCAACCCGACGACGCTCAATATCGGCGACACCATCAATCTTGCGACCGGCGTGAAGGCCACGCTGTACACGTCGGTGCCGGTCGGCACGACGGTCGTGCTGCCGGTCGTCACGCAGACGTCGAGCAGCACCTCCGTGCCGATCGTCGCGTTCGCGGCGTTTCACATCGACGTGTCGCTCGGCGGCACGTACAAGTACATCCAGGGGCATTTCGTCGCCGGCGTGAAGATGACCGGCGTCGCGACGGGCGTTGGGCCGTACTACGGCTTGTACGTGCCGCCGCGGCTCGCGCTGTGA
- a CDS encoding TadE/TadG family type IV pilus assembly protein: MTRGAMGARHARGVVSLEFVLMLPFLLMVLIGIIDTSLLLCDKAVITNASREAARAGVMLRVPMLTTTQIANVALSYTQNSLITGGTATTPAVTVTQASGTTAGTALTVTVTYTYSGLVLGSAFSALTGPVTVSASSVMLYE, translated from the coding sequence ATGACACGCGGGGCGATGGGCGCACGCCATGCGCGCGGCGTCGTATCCCTCGAGTTCGTGCTGATGCTGCCGTTCCTGTTGATGGTGCTGATCGGCATCATCGACACGAGCCTGCTCCTGTGCGACAAGGCCGTGATCACCAACGCGAGCCGCGAGGCCGCGCGCGCGGGCGTCATGCTGCGCGTGCCGATGCTGACCACGACCCAGATCGCGAACGTCGCGCTGAGCTACACGCAGAACAGCCTGATCACCGGCGGCACTGCGACGACGCCCGCCGTGACCGTGACGCAGGCGAGCGGCACGACGGCGGGCACTGCGTTGACGGTGACGGTGACCTACACGTATTCGGGGCTGGTGCTGGGGTCCGCATTCAGCGCGCTGACCGGCCCGGTGACGGTCTCGGCCAGCTCGGTGATGCTCTATGAATGA
- a CDS encoding tetratricopeptide repeat protein: MTRSVIRALAFAAVLPVLAGGCAPGIQTRPALSHKSDDPQAELRIADSALTGGNVDLASTLYGKVLARHPDSLAARLGLGDVNYRAGDLERARILYEQARQQAPAELGPQLGLARVALRQRRLDEAAQRYRELLAAQPNLPLAAEGLGTVLDLQGRHADAQVVYRDALRAHPDAQGLRVDLGLSLVLSNRPREGVNVLLDVAGLPDAPWQARQNLAFAYGVLGNTDSAKKLLSADLPASAVTDNLRFYQAVRAQLASRGSAGGARPVSGAALEPGVVPATGAAK, from the coding sequence ATGACACGATCCGTCATCCGCGCACTCGCGTTCGCGGCCGTGCTGCCGGTGTTGGCTGGTGGCTGCGCGCCGGGCATCCAGACGCGGCCGGCGCTGTCGCACAAGAGCGACGACCCGCAGGCCGAATTGCGCATCGCGGACAGCGCGCTCACCGGCGGCAACGTCGATCTCGCGTCGACGCTGTACGGGAAGGTGCTCGCGCGGCATCCCGATTCGCTCGCGGCGCGTCTCGGCCTCGGCGACGTCAACTACCGCGCCGGCGATCTCGAGCGCGCGCGGATTCTCTATGAGCAGGCACGGCAGCAGGCACCCGCGGAGCTCGGGCCGCAGCTCGGGCTCGCGCGCGTCGCGTTGCGGCAGCGCCGGCTCGACGAGGCCGCGCAGCGCTACCGCGAGCTGCTGGCTGCGCAGCCGAACCTGCCGCTCGCGGCGGAAGGGCTCGGCACCGTGCTCGACCTGCAGGGGCGCCACGCGGACGCGCAAGTCGTGTATCGCGACGCGCTGCGCGCGCATCCGGACGCGCAGGGGCTGCGAGTCGACCTCGGCCTGTCGCTCGTGTTGAGCAACCGGCCGCGCGAGGGCGTGAACGTGCTGCTCGACGTCGCGGGGCTGCCCGATGCGCCGTGGCAGGCGCGCCAGAACCTCGCGTTCGCGTATGGCGTGCTCGGCAACACGGATTCGGCGAAGAAGCTGCTGTCCGCCGACTTGCCCGCGTCGGCGGTGACCGACAACCTGCGCTTCTACCAGGCGGTGAGGGCGCAGCTTGCGTCGCGCGGCTCCGCCGGCGGCGCCCGGCCGGTGTCGGGCGCGGCGCTGGAGCCGGGTGTCGTGCCGGCGACGGGGGCCGCAAAATGA
- a CDS encoding type II secretion system F family protein has product MTMSMLAARGLELLLLLACVAAALATPGGGTRRRIAARVQLAAGQRSLSLAAGRLQPGEVRQGLTRRLAQLGERLPVLDPLQRAKLGLQLTRAGFRERRAVSSMIGIKLSCGVVLAGVAIVFSPFIPRFGEYFVIRAVAMVAAFVIGVIVPEYVLGAMIRRRRRIIAACFPDALDLLVICTMAGNSLASGVRRVARELERICPPLADELTVCADELTLSGNVPEALTHFALRVDFASARSLATTLTQSQRFGTPITQALRTLSRSERIEQIVALEEKAAKLAPKITLPMMLFILPTVGLIAAGPAAIRLLEVFK; this is encoded by the coding sequence ATGACGATGTCGATGCTGGCCGCGCGCGGCCTCGAACTGCTGCTGTTGCTTGCGTGCGTCGCGGCGGCGCTCGCGACGCCGGGTGGCGGCACGCGCCGGCGCATCGCCGCGCGCGTGCAGCTGGCGGCCGGGCAGCGGTCGCTGTCACTGGCGGCGGGGCGGCTGCAGCCGGGCGAGGTGCGTCAGGGCCTGACGCGGCGGCTTGCCCAGCTCGGCGAGCGGCTGCCCGTGCTCGACCCGCTGCAGCGCGCGAAGCTCGGGCTGCAACTGACGCGGGCGGGTTTTCGCGAACGCCGCGCGGTGTCGTCGATGATCGGCATCAAGCTGAGCTGCGGCGTGGTGTTGGCGGGCGTCGCGATCGTGTTCAGTCCGTTCATTCCGCGTTTCGGCGAATACTTCGTGATCCGCGCGGTGGCGATGGTCGCCGCGTTCGTGATCGGCGTGATCGTGCCCGAGTACGTGCTCGGCGCGATGATCCGGCGGCGCCGGCGGATCATCGCCGCGTGCTTTCCGGACGCGCTCGACCTGCTCGTGATCTGCACGATGGCCGGCAACAGCCTCGCGTCGGGCGTGCGGCGCGTCGCGCGCGAACTCGAGCGCATCTGCCCGCCGCTCGCCGACGAGCTGACGGTGTGCGCAGACGAACTCACGCTCAGCGGCAATGTGCCCGAGGCGCTCACGCATTTCGCGCTGCGCGTCGACTTCGCATCGGCACGCTCGCTGGCCACGACGCTGACGCAGTCGCAGCGGTTCGGCACGCCGATCACGCAGGCGCTGCGAACCCTGTCGCGCAGCGAGCGCATCGAGCAAATCGTCGCGCTCGAGGAAAAGGCCGCGAAGCTCGCACCGAAGATCACGCTGCCGATGATGCTGTTCATCCTTCCGACGGTCGGCCTGATCGCGGCGGGCCCGGCGGCGATCCGCCTGCTCGAGGTATTCAAATGA
- a CDS encoding type II secretion system F family protein codes for MRAADLFALGAFVVILAVGVALSALFDRARQTPEQRIRERLQRLAPSLARRDAGAADPSGVALFNLPRRQSRARAWLQRYVTRVRAVGGDAGMRIVVASTIAGALAAIVAVKLIALPGVLHPLIYIGLPLVAMRASYRGLVERFRLRFLEAFPDAIDLIVRAVRAGIPVTQAISTAGDSAAEPVRSTFRTMGDSLRVGADLKDVLTHAADRLMIADFSFFTVYLLLQRETGGSLGETLDELSSIIRTRRDIRLKTRALTAEGRITTKIISAVPFVMIGALFLVNRAYVMLLFDTHPGRVMLTIAAVLLTIGLLMIRKISKLDTAR; via the coding sequence ATGAGGGCCGCAGACCTGTTCGCGCTCGGCGCGTTCGTCGTGATCCTCGCGGTCGGGGTCGCGCTGTCCGCGCTGTTCGATCGCGCGCGCCAGACGCCGGAGCAGCGTATTCGCGAACGGCTGCAGCGCCTCGCGCCGTCGCTGGCGAGGCGGGATGCCGGCGCGGCCGATCCGTCCGGCGTCGCGCTGTTCAACCTGCCGCGCCGGCAAAGCCGCGCGCGCGCGTGGCTGCAGCGCTACGTGACGCGCGTGCGCGCGGTCGGCGGCGACGCCGGGATGCGGATCGTCGTCGCCAGCACGATCGCCGGTGCGCTCGCGGCGATCGTCGCGGTGAAGCTGATCGCGCTGCCGGGCGTGCTGCATCCGCTGATCTACATCGGGTTGCCGCTGGTTGCCATGCGCGCCAGCTACCGCGGGCTGGTCGAGCGTTTTCGGCTGCGCTTTCTCGAAGCGTTCCCGGACGCGATCGACCTGATCGTGCGCGCGGTGCGCGCGGGCATTCCGGTCACGCAGGCGATCAGCACGGCCGGCGACAGCGCGGCGGAGCCGGTGCGCTCGACCTTCCGGACGATGGGCGACAGCCTGCGCGTCGGCGCGGATCTGAAGGACGTGCTGACGCACGCGGCAGACCGGCTGATGATCGCGGACTTCTCGTTCTTCACCGTCTACCTGCTGCTGCAGCGCGAGACCGGCGGCAGCCTCGGCGAGACGCTCGACGAATTGTCGAGCATCATCCGCACGCGTCGCGACATCCGCCTGAAGACGCGCGCGCTGACCGCCGAAGGGCGGATCACGACGAAGATCATTTCGGCGGTGCCGTTCGTGATGATCGGCGCGCTGTTCCTCGTGAATCGCGCGTACGTGATGCTGCTGTTCGACACCCACCCCGGACGCGTGATGCTGACGATTGCCGCCGTGCTGCTGACGATCGGACTGCTGATGATCCGCAAGATCTCGAAACTGGATACCGCTCGATGA
- a CDS encoding CpaD family pilus assembly lipoprotein, protein MRIRPTVSVLLPLALAGCLSAPPPLNLPDARAIGFDGVHAVPPDCAKLMQPSHLVDAGFGRPGVPFGCATYTNLATMLARPEDLVAPVPYGGADAQVAADAVRRYVEDRVKQPAPDKTLTTTGSPGH, encoded by the coding sequence ATGCGAATCCGACCCACCGTCTCCGTCCTGCTGCCGCTGGCGCTTGCAGGCTGCCTGTCGGCGCCGCCGCCGCTCAACCTGCCCGATGCACGCGCGATCGGCTTCGACGGCGTGCACGCGGTGCCGCCCGACTGCGCGAAGCTGATGCAGCCGTCGCATCTGGTCGATGCGGGGTTCGGGCGGCCCGGCGTGCCGTTCGGCTGCGCGACGTATACGAATCTCGCGACGATGCTGGCGCGGCCGGAGGATCTGGTTGCGCCCGTGCCGTACGGCGGCGCCGACGCGCAAGTCGCCGCCGACGCGGTGCGCCGCTACGTCGAGGATCGCGTGAAGCAGCCGGCGCCCGACAAGACGCTGACGACGACCGGCTCGCCCGGCCATTGA
- a CDS encoding type II and III secretion system protein family protein, with amino-acid sequence MVRMVRWIAFWCLACIVAPGVALAQRTQAADAGAALSIATGKGEMLSLPEPATAMFVADPSIADIQVPSPRTVFVFGKKAGTTTLIALGANHRPILRRTVIVQVDTASLQAVLDSRFPQLKLSVSGAPGSLMVSGKVPSAADADAVMESLTPYLHDKEKIVNRLTLSRPIQVNLRVRVTEVSRNITQQLGINWSSLGAAGNFIGGLFNGRTLIDPTTKLFNLSPTGAYSVLGGFHAGRWSIDVVLDALDQEGLITMLAEPNLTAMSGQTASFLAGGEIPIPVAQAGTTTGAITVEFKPFGVSLDFTPTVLADNRISLKVRPEVSEVDSNNSVTTGGVTVPGLSVRRVETTVELSSGQSFAIGGLLQSQTADTVSQIPGLGRLPIIGRLFSSKNFQDNKTEVVVIVTPYIVQPTGPGQLEQALDTVARPSSDLEFAVQRNLGLDLLSGDTPRLVGAAGFVY; translated from the coding sequence ATGGTGCGCATGGTTCGTTGGATCGCTTTCTGGTGCCTGGCCTGCATCGTCGCGCCGGGTGTCGCGCTCGCGCAGCGCACGCAAGCGGCGGATGCCGGCGCGGCGCTGTCGATCGCGACCGGCAAGGGCGAGATGCTGTCGTTGCCCGAACCCGCGACGGCGATGTTCGTCGCGGACCCGAGCATCGCGGACATCCAGGTGCCGTCGCCACGCACCGTGTTCGTGTTCGGCAAGAAGGCCGGTACCACCACGCTGATCGCGCTCGGCGCGAACCATCGGCCGATCCTGCGCAGGACCGTGATCGTGCAGGTCGACACCGCGTCGCTGCAGGCGGTGCTCGACAGCCGCTTTCCGCAATTGAAGCTGTCGGTGTCCGGCGCGCCGGGCTCGCTGATGGTGTCGGGCAAGGTGCCGAGCGCGGCCGACGCGGACGCCGTGATGGAGTCGCTCACGCCGTACCTGCACGACAAGGAAAAGATCGTCAACCGGCTCACGCTGTCGCGTCCGATCCAGGTGAACCTGCGCGTGCGCGTGACCGAGGTGAGCCGCAACATCACGCAGCAGCTCGGCATCAACTGGAGCTCGCTCGGCGCGGCCGGCAACTTCATCGGCGGGCTGTTCAACGGGCGCACGCTGATCGATCCGACGACCAAGCTGTTCAACCTGTCGCCGACCGGCGCGTATTCGGTGCTCGGCGGCTTCCACGCGGGGCGCTGGTCGATCGACGTCGTGCTCGACGCGCTCGACCAGGAAGGCCTGATCACGATGCTCGCGGAGCCGAACCTCACGGCGATGTCCGGCCAGACCGCGAGCTTCCTCGCGGGCGGCGAGATTCCGATTCCGGTCGCCCAGGCCGGCACCACGACCGGCGCGATCACGGTCGAGTTCAAGCCGTTCGGCGTGTCGCTCGACTTCACGCCGACCGTGCTCGCCGACAACCGGATCAGCCTGAAGGTACGGCCGGAGGTGAGCGAGGTCGACTCGAACAACAGCGTGACGACCGGCGGCGTCACGGTGCCGGGGCTCAGCGTGCGGCGCGTCGAGACGACGGTCGAGTTGTCGAGCGGGCAGAGCTTCGCGATCGGCGGGCTGCTGCAGAGCCAGACGGCCGACACCGTATCGCAGATCCCGGGGCTCGGCCGGCTGCCGATCATCGGCCGACTGTTTTCGTCGAAGAACTTCCAGGACAACAAGACCGAGGTCGTCGTGATCGTGACGCCGTACATCGTTCAGCCGACCGGGCCCGGCCAGCTCGAGCAGGCGCTCGACACCGTCGCGCGGCCGAGCAGCGACCTCGAGTTCGCGGTGCAGCGCAATCTCGGGCTCGACCTGCTGTCGGGCGACACGCCGCGCCTCGTCGGCGCGGCGGGCTTCGTGTACTGA